ACAAGATATAAGTGTCTGCAAAGAGCTTGAATAATCGCAAAATGCTGGAAACGCCTGTAAATAGGGCGTTTTACTTTTTAAAGCCACCAAAAAGCCACTAAACTTTGAACTCACACATTATTATGGGCTGATGCTCATTTGTGTTATCAGATCCGAAGCGATGTCTGAAAAATGATATCAGGAGCTTTTTACTACGATGTTATAATATGGGAGACAGAGGGAAATCCTTTGTCGATAATATTTTAATTTGGGGTTACAGGAATAAATAGATGTTGATTTCGAAATATGGCAATGGTTCAAAGGAACTCGTCAGTGAATTTGAGAGCAGGCTTGGTATTGAGTTGGACGAAGAATACAAAAAATTCCTTGTTAAGTATAACGGTGGAGATACACCCAATACTCATGTGGGAATCAGAGGCTGTTCAACAGATCTCAGATACCTTTACGGGATAAATACAGAAAAGAGTATTGAAGATCATCTTCAGATACCGATATGGGAGAATAAGCAGTATCTGCCCATAGGAACGGATTTTTTCGGAAATTACTTTGTCATAGGATTATCCGATGAAAATAAAGGTAAAGTTTTCTTTTGCAATCACGAGAGAGGATTTGCAGTAAAACAGATAGCGGATTCTTTTAAAGTGTTTTTAAGCAAATGTAAAAGTGAGGAGATCCATCCTGGCGCCAGAGAAACACCGGAAGAGCGCGAAAAAGATCTGATTGCCAGAGGCAGTGCACATGTCATTACGGACGTTCTTCGTGAGATTTGGAAGAAAGAATATGAGAAATATAAAGATATGGTCCAGGAAAAGGTAATTCTGTAATCCTGATATAATGAAGGCAATAGAACGTTAACTTTTAACAAAATTAACTATGAGGATACTCTAATTGACATTGATATACATGGTGAATATAATATCAATAAGATCAGGTAACTGATTGGGGCTGGTCGTAAGACCCGGGTCCATCGAGAGCGGGGATGTTCCCCGCT
The nucleotide sequence above comes from Ruminococcaceae bacterium R-25. Encoded proteins:
- a CDS encoding SUKH superfamily protein, with protein sequence MLISKYGNGSKELVSEFESRLGIELDEEYKKFLVKYNGGDTPNTHVGIRGCSTDLRYLYGINTEKSIEDHLQIPIWENKQYLPIGTDFFGNYFVIGLSDENKGKVFFCNHERGFAVKQIADSFKVFLSKCKSEEIHPGARETPEEREKDLIARGSAHVITDVLREIWKKEYEKYKDMVQEKVIL
- a CDS encoding hypothetical protein (manually curated), with amino-acid sequence RGTSPLSMDPGLTTSPNQLPDLIDIIFTMYINVN